Proteins found in one Amycolatopsis camponoti genomic segment:
- a CDS encoding SPW repeat protein produces the protein MKTTSPAGRWAAGLVLLAGAYLVLAPWVAGFGGAGVLALTNTVVGVALIALAIAGIVTRRPRGLGWVVPVLGAWAALSPWLLRSAAQTQPSAAAFAGNAVAGAVVVVAGVLVLAQRGR, from the coding sequence GTGAAGACGACTTCGCCCGCGGGCCGGTGGGCCGCCGGTCTCGTGCTGCTCGCCGGTGCTTACCTCGTGCTCGCGCCCTGGGTCGCCGGTTTCGGCGGGGCGGGCGTGCTCGCCCTGACCAACACCGTCGTCGGCGTCGCTCTGATCGCGCTCGCGATCGCCGGCATCGTGACCCGGCGCCCGCGCGGGCTCGGCTGGGTCGTCCCGGTCCTCGGTGCGTGGGCGGCGCTTTCGCCGTGGCTGCTGCGGTCCGCCGCGCAGACGCAGCCGTCGGCGGCCGCGTTCGCCGGCAACGCCGTCGCCGGCGCGGTGGTCGTCGTGGCGGGCGTGCTCGTCCTTGCGCAGCGGGGGAGATGA
- a CDS encoding MFS transporter: MTLAESARPDSAARPADPRRLAALVLLCAANFMVILDAQSVIMGVPVIAADLGLSPVEAQWVLSANLLTFGGLLLLGGRAADLLGRRKLFMAGTALFLLVSLLSAVATAGPLLLAARSLHGVSAALMAPTALAILTDTFPEGRPRNRALAIWSGIAALGATIGLLLGGALLDWFGWQSLFYVNVPVAVLMLVLSPVLLRESRDTSAHRTFDVAGAVLSTAALVLLVYVLVEAPAWGWASFRTLGLGAVFLVLTATTIVVERRSAAPLLPARLFRSATVLGGNVLTVLIAMLAFGSSVVLSQYSLGVLGYTPIVFGLSQSAMPVAAVLGAYAGQAALARLGIRPVAVTALLLMAVGSALLTGLSPDSGYLTSVLPGLVVFGLGLGIGPVVLAAAALKGVTTADAGIASGINVAAFQVGGALGVAVVSTVIATTMAATPGPAGALAGFHTGMLVCAGIGAAGVVVAFFLLKNAKRGQLAAVPRVH; encoded by the coding sequence ATGACCCTCGCAGAATCGGCGCGGCCGGACTCGGCCGCGCGGCCCGCGGACCCCCGCCGCCTGGCGGCGCTCGTCCTGCTCTGCGCGGCCAACTTCATGGTGATCCTGGACGCCCAGAGCGTGATCATGGGCGTGCCGGTGATCGCGGCGGACCTCGGGCTGTCGCCGGTCGAAGCCCAGTGGGTCCTCTCGGCCAACCTGCTGACGTTCGGCGGCCTGCTGCTGCTCGGCGGCCGGGCCGCGGACCTGCTCGGCCGCCGCAAGCTCTTCATGGCGGGCACGGCGCTGTTCCTGCTGGTGTCGCTGCTTTCGGCGGTCGCCACCGCGGGTCCGCTGCTGCTGGCCGCGCGGTCGCTGCACGGGGTTTCCGCGGCGCTGATGGCGCCGACGGCGCTCGCGATCCTCACCGACACGTTCCCGGAGGGGCGCCCGCGCAACCGGGCTCTCGCCATCTGGTCGGGGATCGCCGCGCTGGGCGCGACGATCGGGCTGCTGCTCGGCGGCGCGCTGCTCGACTGGTTCGGCTGGCAGAGCCTCTTCTACGTCAACGTCCCGGTCGCCGTGCTGATGCTGGTGCTGAGCCCGGTCCTGCTGCGGGAGAGCCGGGACACCTCGGCGCACCGCACCTTCGACGTCGCCGGCGCGGTGCTCAGCACCGCGGCGCTGGTCCTGCTGGTGTACGTGCTCGTCGAGGCGCCCGCGTGGGGCTGGGCCAGTTTCCGGACGCTCGGCCTCGGGGCCGTCTTCCTGGTCTTGACCGCGACGACGATCGTCGTCGAACGCCGGTCGGCGGCTCCGCTGCTGCCCGCCCGGTTGTTCCGGTCGGCCACCGTGCTCGGCGGCAACGTGCTGACGGTCCTGATCGCGATGCTCGCCTTCGGGTCGTCGGTCGTGCTTTCGCAGTATTCGCTGGGCGTGCTCGGCTACACGCCGATCGTGTTCGGGCTGAGCCAGTCCGCGATGCCGGTCGCGGCGGTGCTCGGTGCGTACGCCGGACAAGCCGCGCTGGCCCGGCTCGGCATCCGCCCGGTCGCGGTGACCGCGCTGCTGCTGATGGCCGTCGGCAGTGCCCTGCTGACCGGGCTCTCACCCGATTCCGGCTACCTGACGAGCGTGCTGCCGGGCCTGGTCGTGTTCGGCCTGGGACTCGGCATCGGCCCGGTCGTCCTGGCCGCGGCCGCGCTCAAGGGCGTCACCACGGCCGACGCGGGCATCGCCTCGGGGATCAACGTGGCGGCGTTCCAGGTCGGTGGCGCGCTCGGGGTCGCGGTGGTGTCGACGGTCATCGCGACGACCATGGCGGCCACCCCCGGACCGGCGGGCGCGCTCGCCGGGTTCCACACGGGGATGCTCGTCTGCGCGGGGATCGGGGCGGCCGGGGTGGTGGTCGCGTTCTTCCTGCTGAAGAACGCGAAGCGCGGGCAGCTCGCCGCGGTGCCGCGCGTGCACTGA
- a CDS encoding DNA polymerase ligase N-terminal domain-containing protein has translation MADKLEEYRGKRGKDRTPEPWPEGPPEPGGNDLFVIQEHHASRLHWDFRLERDGVLVSWAVPRGLPLAPGVNRLAVHTEDHPMEYLTFSGEIPAGEYGGGRMTVWDTGKYETLHWNDHKVEVVFHGERARGKYLFVNRHHDDDRDWTLRRLDPAEPGHEDAPEFLEPMAAVPGGLPADDGEWAYEFAWGGLRTMLQVSGGRVTAHDDSGADVTGRYPDLHKLGEELGSTEVLLDGEVVVVKDGKPSPEGLEERRRADGAAAKRLKTHCPVFYFASDILHLDGKPTLSLPYTERRELLADLPVTDGRWQVPGYFLGGGEDVLGASRQHGLPGVVAKRADSVYRPGDHSGDWLFIGN, from the coding sequence ATGGCCGACAAACTCGAGGAGTACCGCGGCAAGCGCGGGAAGGACCGCACCCCCGAGCCCTGGCCCGAGGGGCCGCCGGAACCGGGCGGCAACGACCTCTTCGTCATCCAGGAGCACCACGCCTCCCGGCTGCACTGGGACTTCCGGCTGGAACGCGACGGCGTCCTCGTGTCGTGGGCGGTGCCGCGCGGCCTGCCGCTCGCGCCTGGCGTGAACCGGCTCGCGGTGCACACCGAAGACCACCCCATGGAGTACCTGACGTTCTCCGGCGAGATCCCGGCGGGCGAGTACGGCGGCGGCCGGATGACCGTGTGGGACACCGGGAAGTACGAAACCCTGCACTGGAACGACCACAAGGTCGAGGTCGTCTTCCACGGCGAGCGGGCGCGCGGCAAGTACCTGTTCGTCAACCGGCACCACGACGACGACCGCGACTGGACGCTGCGGCGCCTCGACCCGGCCGAGCCGGGCCACGAGGACGCACCGGAGTTCCTGGAGCCAATGGCGGCGGTCCCGGGCGGGCTCCCGGCGGACGACGGCGAGTGGGCCTACGAGTTCGCGTGGGGCGGCCTGCGCACGATGCTCCAGGTTTCGGGCGGCCGCGTCACCGCGCACGACGACTCCGGCGCCGACGTCACCGGCCGTTACCCGGACCTGCACAAGCTGGGCGAAGAGCTCGGGTCGACGGAAGTGCTGCTGGACGGCGAAGTGGTCGTGGTGAAGGACGGCAAGCCCTCACCGGAAGGCCTCGAGGAACGCCGCCGGGCCGACGGCGCGGCGGCGAAGCGCCTCAAGACGCATTGCCCGGTGTTCTACTTCGCCAGCGACATCCTGCACCTCGACGGCAAGCCGACGCTTTCGCTGCCGTACACCGAACGCCGCGAGCTGTTGGCGGACCTGCCCGTGACGGACGGCCGCTGGCAGGTCCCCGGCTACTTCCTCGGTGGTGGCGAGGACGTGCTCGGCGCCAGCCGCCAGCATGGCTTGCCGGGCGTGGTGGCCAAGCGGGCGGACAGCGTCTATCGCCCCGGCGACCACTCAGGCGACTGGCTGTTCATCGGGAACTGA
- a CDS encoding ABC transporter ATP-binding protein translates to MSTTESPKTAVTEAGERPTAERQKNTGAATVGPGRWMAGGAPPEKALDFKGSLKRLLHMLAPQRLHLIGVLVLGAASVALTVIGPKILGQATDAILAGVLGKQVPPGVTKEQIVAGLRARGDGTLADIYSRVDLVPGVGIDFDKVGQILLTVLALFVIASFFGLIQARLTTTLVQNAVYRLRQDVEEKFARLPLKYFDRQPRGEVLSRVTNDIDNLAMSLQQTLSQIVSSLLTVIGVLIMMFLISPLLALIALLTVPLSAVVAAKIGKRAQPNFIKQWSTTGKLNAHVEEMYTGHSLVKVFGRRDESAAIFDKQNETLYEASFRAQFISGMIQPAMMFIGNLSYVLVAVIGALRVASGSLTLGEVQAFIQYSRQFSQPVTQIASMANLLQSGVASAERVFALLDAEEQAPEPEHPERPPVIRGRVEFQDVSFRYLPDKPLIDDLSLTVEPGQTVAIVGPTGAGKTTLVNLLMRFYELDSGRITLDGVDIAKMNREELRDQTGMVLQDAWLFGGTIAENIAYGADDPTREEIIEAATATYVDRFVRTLPDGYETVLDDEGGTVSAGEKQLITVARAFLARPVILILDEATSSVDTRTEVLIQRAMNSLRSGRTSFVIAHRLSTIRDADVILVMEHGQIVEHGDHETLLGSGGAYARLYAAQFAEAMAETD, encoded by the coding sequence GTGAGTACCACGGAATCGCCGAAGACCGCCGTCACCGAAGCGGGCGAACGGCCGACCGCGGAACGGCAGAAGAACACCGGGGCCGCCACCGTCGGGCCCGGCCGGTGGATGGCCGGCGGCGCACCGCCGGAGAAGGCGCTCGACTTCAAGGGCTCCCTCAAACGGCTGCTGCACATGCTGGCCCCGCAACGGCTCCACCTCATCGGGGTGCTCGTGCTCGGCGCGGCGAGCGTCGCGCTGACGGTGATCGGGCCGAAGATCCTCGGCCAGGCCACCGACGCGATCCTCGCGGGCGTGCTCGGCAAGCAGGTGCCGCCGGGCGTCACCAAGGAGCAGATCGTCGCCGGGCTGCGCGCCCGTGGTGACGGCACGCTCGCCGACATCTACAGTCGCGTCGACCTCGTGCCCGGCGTCGGGATCGACTTCGACAAGGTCGGGCAGATCCTGCTGACCGTGCTGGCGCTGTTCGTCATCGCGTCGTTCTTCGGGCTCATCCAGGCCCGGCTGACGACGACGCTGGTGCAGAACGCCGTCTACCGGCTGCGCCAGGACGTCGAGGAGAAGTTCGCGCGGCTGCCGCTGAAGTACTTCGACCGCCAGCCGCGCGGCGAGGTCCTTTCCCGCGTCACCAACGACATCGACAACCTGGCGATGTCGCTGCAGCAGACGCTGTCGCAGATCGTCTCGTCACTGCTGACGGTGATCGGCGTGCTGATCATGATGTTCCTGATCTCGCCGCTGCTGGCGCTGATCGCGCTGCTCACGGTGCCGCTCTCGGCCGTCGTGGCGGCGAAGATCGGCAAGCGGGCGCAGCCGAACTTCATCAAGCAGTGGTCGACGACCGGGAAGCTCAACGCGCACGTCGAGGAGATGTACACCGGGCACTCGCTGGTCAAGGTGTTCGGCCGCCGCGACGAGTCCGCGGCGATCTTCGACAAGCAGAACGAAACGCTGTACGAGGCCAGCTTCCGGGCGCAGTTCATCTCCGGGATGATCCAGCCGGCGATGATGTTCATCGGCAACCTGAGCTACGTGCTGGTGGCGGTGATCGGCGCGCTGCGCGTCGCGTCGGGCAGCCTGACGCTCGGCGAGGTGCAGGCGTTCATCCAGTACTCGCGCCAGTTCAGCCAGCCGGTGACGCAGATCGCCAGCATGGCGAACCTGCTGCAGTCCGGCGTCGCCTCGGCCGAGCGGGTGTTCGCGCTGCTGGACGCGGAGGAGCAGGCGCCGGAGCCGGAGCACCCGGAGCGGCCGCCGGTGATCCGCGGACGCGTCGAGTTCCAGGACGTCTCGTTCCGCTACCTGCCGGACAAGCCGCTGATCGACGACCTGTCGCTGACCGTCGAACCCGGCCAGACGGTGGCGATCGTCGGCCCGACCGGGGCCGGGAAGACGACACTGGTCAACCTGCTCATGCGGTTCTACGAGCTCGACAGCGGGCGGATCACGCTCGACGGCGTCGACATCGCGAAGATGAACCGCGAGGAGCTGCGCGACCAGACCGGCATGGTGCTGCAGGACGCGTGGCTGTTCGGCGGCACGATCGCGGAGAACATCGCCTACGGCGCGGACGACCCGACCCGCGAGGAGATCATCGAGGCGGCGACGGCGACGTACGTCGACCGCTTCGTCCGGACGTTGCCGGACGGCTACGAGACGGTCCTCGACGACGAGGGCGGCACGGTCAGCGCGGGCGAGAAGCAGCTGATCACGGTCGCGCGGGCGTTCCTGGCCCGGCCGGTCATCCTCATCCTGGACGAGGCGACCAGCTCGGTCGACACCCGCACCGAGGTGCTCATCCAGCGGGCGATGAACTCGCTCCGCAGCGGGCGCACGAGCTTCGTCATCGCGCACCGGCTGTCCACGATCCGCGACGCGGACGTGATCCTGGTGATGGAGCACGGGCAGATCGTCGAGCACGGCGACCACGAAACGCTGCTCGGCAGCGGCGGCGCCTACGCCCGGCTGTACGCGGCCCAGTTCGCCGAAGCCATGGCGGAGACGGACTGA
- a CDS encoding ABC transporter ATP-binding protein has protein sequence MLVKLLRSHLRPYKTTLWVIVALQLVQTIAMLYLPTLNADIVDNGLIKGDMAYILRIGAVMLAVTLAQIAGSIGAVYYGARTAMAVGRDIRAGVFHRVQDFSAREVGQFGTPSLITRTTNDVQQIQMLVVMTLTLMVSAPIMCVGGIILALNLDVPLSSLLLVIVPVLAVAVGTIITKMRPAFRKMQERIDKINQVLREQIMGIRVIRAFVRDKHERERFDAANDQLLTVSLRVGRLMALMFPIVMLVMNASSVAVLWFGGQRIDSGSMQIGALTAFLSYLLQILMSVMMATFMFMMVPRAEVSAERISEVLDTESSVRLPVSPIKPGTLHGHLELSGVEFRYPGAEKPVLQDISLIGRPGETTAVIGSTGTGKTTLLNLIPRLMDATRGTVKVDGVDVRDLDAGVLARAVGLVPQKPYLFAGTVASNLRYGNPDATDEELWHALEVAQGKDFVEAMPEGLDAPISQGGTNVSGGQRQRLAIARMLVHKPEIYLFDDSFSALDYATDAALRRALVSETADATVIIVAQRVSTIRGADRIIVLDEGRVVGTGTHHELFDGNETYREIVLSQLTEQEAA, from the coding sequence GTGCTAGTCAAGCTCCTGCGCAGTCACCTGCGCCCGTACAAAACCACGTTGTGGGTGATCGTGGCGCTGCAGCTCGTGCAGACGATCGCCATGCTCTACCTGCCCACGCTCAACGCCGACATCGTCGACAACGGGCTGATCAAGGGCGACATGGCCTACATCCTGCGCATCGGCGCCGTGATGCTCGCCGTGACGCTCGCCCAGATCGCCGGCTCGATCGGCGCGGTGTACTACGGCGCCCGCACGGCGATGGCGGTCGGGCGCGACATCCGCGCCGGCGTCTTCCACCGCGTGCAGGACTTCTCGGCCCGCGAGGTCGGCCAGTTCGGCACGCCGTCGCTGATCACCCGCACCACCAACGACGTCCAGCAGATCCAGATGCTGGTCGTGATGACGCTGACGCTGATGGTGTCGGCGCCGATCATGTGCGTCGGCGGGATCATCCTGGCGCTGAACCTCGACGTGCCGCTGTCCTCGCTGCTGCTGGTGATCGTGCCGGTCCTGGCGGTCGCGGTCGGCACGATCATCACCAAGATGCGCCCCGCGTTCCGCAAGATGCAGGAGCGGATCGACAAGATCAACCAGGTGCTGCGCGAGCAGATCATGGGCATCCGCGTCATCCGCGCGTTCGTCCGCGACAAGCACGAGCGCGAACGCTTCGACGCCGCGAACGACCAGCTGCTCACGGTGTCGCTGCGCGTCGGCCGGTTGATGGCGCTGATGTTCCCGATCGTCATGCTGGTGATGAACGCCTCCAGCGTCGCGGTGCTGTGGTTCGGCGGGCAGCGCATCGACTCCGGCAGCATGCAGATCGGGGCGCTGACGGCGTTCCTGTCCTACCTGCTGCAGATCCTGATGTCGGTCATGATGGCCACGTTCATGTTCATGATGGTGCCGCGCGCGGAGGTCAGCGCCGAGCGGATCAGCGAGGTGCTCGACACCGAGTCGAGCGTCCGCCTGCCGGTTTCGCCGATCAAGCCGGGCACGCTCCACGGGCACCTGGAGCTCTCCGGCGTCGAGTTCCGCTACCCCGGCGCGGAAAAGCCGGTGCTGCAGGACATCTCGCTGATCGGGCGGCCGGGTGAGACGACCGCGGTGATCGGGTCCACGGGTACCGGGAAGACGACGCTGCTGAACCTGATCCCGCGGCTGATGGACGCGACCCGCGGCACGGTGAAGGTCGACGGCGTCGACGTGCGCGACCTCGACGCGGGGGTGCTCGCCCGCGCGGTCGGGCTGGTGCCGCAGAAGCCGTACCTGTTCGCCGGCACCGTGGCGAGCAACCTGCGCTACGGCAACCCGGACGCGACCGACGAAGAGCTGTGGCACGCCCTCGAAGTGGCTCAGGGCAAGGACTTCGTCGAGGCGATGCCCGAAGGCCTGGACGCACCGATCTCGCAGGGTGGCACGAACGTCTCCGGTGGTCAGCGGCAGCGGCTCGCGATCGCGCGGATGCTGGTGCACAAGCCGGAGATCTACCTCTTCGACGACTCGTTCTCGGCGTTGGACTACGCGACCGACGCGGCCCTGCGCCGCGCGCTGGTGTCGGAGACCGCCGACGCCACGGTGATCATCGTCGCGCAGCGGGTGAGCACCATCCGGGGCGCCGACCGCATCATCGTCCTCGACGAGGGCCGCGTCGTCGGCACCGGCACCCACCACGAGCTGTTCGACGGCAACGAGACCTACCGCGAGATCGTGCTGTCCCAGCTGACCGAGCAGGAGGCGGCGTGA
- a CDS encoding TetR/AcrR family transcriptional regulator — protein sequence MPPEEPPKLTLRERKKREARRALAQAALRLSMDRGLENVRVEDIAAEVGVSPRTFNNYFSSKEQAVCSMVVDRHEGMREALLARPEGEPLWESVKQAVIEQYSREGEPDRAYVARIRELMGQLMLRGEFLNAHAAVERVLAETIAKRAGGADHLLCRLMASTVESAVRVAFVNWFMTEGEPFLPTLERLLDELATGMPGLTGGTAPTPGPNTTTTLGEPLC from the coding sequence ATGCCGCCGGAGGAACCACCGAAGCTGACGCTGCGGGAACGCAAGAAGCGCGAGGCCCGCCGGGCGCTCGCGCAGGCCGCGTTGCGGCTTTCGATGGACCGCGGGCTGGAGAACGTGCGGGTCGAGGACATCGCCGCCGAGGTCGGCGTCTCGCCCCGCACATTCAACAACTACTTCTCCAGCAAGGAGCAGGCGGTCTGCTCGATGGTCGTCGACCGCCACGAGGGGATGCGCGAAGCCCTGCTCGCACGCCCGGAGGGCGAGCCGCTCTGGGAGTCCGTGAAGCAGGCGGTGATCGAGCAATATTCGCGTGAGGGCGAGCCGGATCGCGCGTATGTTGCGCGTATCCGGGAGCTGATGGGCCAGCTCATGCTGCGCGGCGAGTTCCTCAACGCCCACGCGGCGGTCGAACGCGTCCTCGCCGAGACCATCGCGAAGCGGGCGGGCGGAGCGGACCACCTCTTGTGCCGGCTGATGGCCTCCACGGTGGAAAGCGCCGTCCGCGTCGCCTTCGTCAACTGGTTCATGACCGAGGGCGAGCCGTTCCTCCCGACCCTGGAACGGCTGCTGGACGAGCTGGCCACGGGGATGCCCGGCCTGACCGGCGGCACCGCACCGACACCCGGACCGAACACCACCACCACACTGGGGGAACCGTTGTGCTAG
- a CDS encoding sensor histidine kinase — protein MASRARELLDRSRVLLDRSRVAAAQYLTAPPKHGGYEPAAGPALTQLQPPVVAQADDAVLAEICASVALRDLNLLDQLLARLEELEAGEEDHHRLAELYQLDHLATRLRRNAENLRVLAGQETADDAARATSLLDVMRAAMSSIDHYARITIGRVVNLGVVGFAAEDLGRVLAELFDNAANQSSPSSPVNVSAHLTEQGSVLVRIEDEGIGIPADRVDGLNARLAAGGDLDDAAARHMGLAVVSRLAARHDVTVRLDRRSPHGTVATVLLPTGIVTELAEHAWSGTRTVTAEPVKAPAGEPATVGGLPRRRPGTFPREEPVTPIPRKPTPRPRPVEQTGGTTANGLPRRVPGSIRAAAPEPPPPPAAAEPAANGHERLLADLGAFTDGERAALAENRSQQDETPGGTAS, from the coding sequence ATGGCCAGCCGGGCCCGGGAACTCCTGGATCGATCACGCGTCCTGCTGGACCGCTCGCGGGTCGCGGCGGCGCAGTACCTCACCGCGCCGCCGAAGCACGGCGGGTACGAGCCCGCGGCCGGGCCGGCGCTCACGCAGCTGCAGCCGCCCGTGGTGGCGCAGGCGGACGACGCCGTGCTGGCCGAGATCTGCGCCAGCGTCGCCCTGCGTGACCTCAACCTGCTCGACCAGCTCCTCGCCCGGCTCGAAGAGCTGGAGGCGGGGGAGGAGGACCACCACCGCCTCGCCGAGCTCTACCAGCTCGACCACCTCGCGACGCGGCTGCGGCGCAACGCCGAGAACCTGCGTGTCCTGGCCGGCCAGGAGACCGCCGACGACGCCGCCCGCGCCACCTCGCTGCTCGACGTCATGCGCGCGGCGATGTCGTCGATCGACCACTACGCCCGGATCACCATCGGCCGCGTCGTGAACCTCGGCGTCGTCGGCTTCGCCGCGGAGGACCTGGGCCGGGTGCTCGCGGAGCTGTTCGACAACGCCGCCAACCAATCTTCGCCGAGCTCGCCGGTGAACGTCAGCGCCCACCTGACCGAGCAGGGCAGCGTGCTCGTCCGGATCGAGGACGAGGGCATCGGCATCCCGGCCGACCGCGTCGACGGCCTCAACGCGCGGCTGGCCGCCGGCGGTGACCTCGACGACGCCGCGGCGCGCCACATGGGGCTCGCGGTGGTCTCCCGGCTCGCCGCCCGCCACGACGTCACCGTGCGCTTGGACCGGCGCAGCCCGCACGGCACGGTCGCCACCGTGCTGCTGCCCACCGGCATCGTCACCGAGCTCGCCGAGCACGCCTGGTCCGGCACTCGCACCGTCACGGCCGAGCCGGTCAAGGCACCGGCAGGCGAGCCGGCCACCGTCGGCGGGCTCCCGCGCCGCCGCCCCGGCACCTTCCCCCGCGAGGAACCGGTCACGCCGATCCCGCGCAAGCCCACCCCTCGCCCGCGGCCGGTCGAGCAGACCGGCGGGACCACGGCCAACGGCCTGCCGCGCCGGGTGCCCGGCAGCATCCGTGCCGCCGCGCCCGAACCGCCACCACCGCCCGCGGCCGCCGAACCCGCGGCGAACGGGCACGAGCGGCTGCTCGCCGACCTCGGCGCCTTCACCGACGGCGAGCGGGCCGCGCTCGCCGAGAACCGTTCCCAGCAGGACGAGACGCCCGGAGGAACCGCCTCGTGA
- a CDS encoding roadblock/LC7 domain-containing protein produces the protein MSAPHPAPANFAWLLDDFVRKVHGVSHALIMSVDGFPLTASDSVGEAEAEQLAAIASGLLSLAGNSAALFGKGACEQIIIRLTHGYFLFMGIGSGAGLAVLTSGEADMKVVAYEMTQFITNAGHALTPEVRAELRQVLTARRPRV, from the coding sequence GTGAGCGCCCCCCACCCGGCCCCGGCGAACTTCGCCTGGCTGCTCGACGACTTCGTGCGCAAGGTCCACGGCGTCAGCCACGCGCTGATCATGAGCGTGGACGGCTTCCCCCTGACCGCGTCCGACTCGGTCGGCGAAGCCGAGGCCGAGCAGCTCGCGGCGATCGCCAGCGGCCTGCTCTCGCTGGCCGGCAACAGCGCGGCGCTGTTCGGGAAGGGCGCCTGCGAGCAGATCATCATCCGGCTCACGCACGGGTACTTCCTCTTCATGGGCATCGGTTCCGGTGCCGGGCTCGCGGTGCTGACCTCGGGCGAGGCGGACATGAAGGTGGTCGCCTACGAGATGACCCAGTTCATCACCAACGCCGGCCACGCGCTCACCCCCGAGGTGCGCGCCGAACTGCGCCAGGTGCTCACCGCGCGCCGCCCCCGGGTGTGA
- a CDS encoding DUF742 domain-containing protein — protein sequence MSEKDTALPRRSRRIRAYALTGGRTSTRHQLLVETLVSVPRYDPALSGTLMPESRSLYERARARCSIAELSVGLDLPLGVVRVLIGDLASQGAVFVHPTAHAYHHDTNVLERILDGLKRLPA from the coding sequence GTGTCCGAGAAGGACACCGCCTTGCCGCGGCGCAGCCGCCGGATCCGCGCGTACGCGCTGACCGGCGGCCGCACCAGCACCCGCCACCAGCTGCTGGTGGAGACGCTGGTCTCGGTCCCGCGGTACGACCCGGCGCTGAGCGGCACGCTCATGCCCGAGTCGCGCTCGCTCTACGAACGCGCCCGGGCGCGGTGCTCGATCGCCGAGCTGTCGGTCGGGCTGGACCTGCCGCTCGGTGTGGTGCGGGTGCTGATCGGCGACCTCGCCTCGCAGGGCGCGGTGTTCGTCCACCCCACGGCGCACGCCTACCACCACGACACCAACGTCCTCGAGAGGATCCTTGATGGGCTCAAGCGGCTCCCCGCCTGA
- a CDS encoding GTP-binding protein, protein MGSSGSPPEGDLLTISAKIVVAGGFGVGKTTFVGSVSEVPPMSNEAWMTEAGDGIDEIPPGGKSTTTVAMDFGRITLRPDLLLYLFGTPGQARFWFLWDDLSRGALGAVVLVDTSRIDESFAAINYFENDSELPFVVAVNQFEGMPVHDLDEVRDALALDPSVPLVTCDARDRASTIATLTELVGHTLSLAVLSGPRELAASVPQA, encoded by the coding sequence ATGGGCTCAAGCGGCTCCCCGCCTGAGGGCGATCTGCTGACGATCTCCGCGAAGATCGTCGTCGCCGGGGGCTTCGGTGTCGGCAAGACCACGTTCGTCGGGTCGGTGTCGGAAGTGCCCCCGATGAGCAACGAAGCGTGGATGACCGAGGCCGGCGACGGCATCGACGAGATCCCGCCCGGCGGCAAGTCGACCACGACCGTCGCGATGGACTTCGGCCGCATCACGCTGCGCCCGGACCTGCTGCTCTACCTGTTCGGCACGCCCGGCCAGGCGCGGTTCTGGTTCCTCTGGGACGACCTGAGTCGCGGCGCGCTCGGCGCGGTCGTGCTGGTCGACACCAGCCGGATCGACGAGTCGTTCGCGGCGATCAACTACTTCGAGAACGACTCGGAGCTGCCGTTCGTCGTCGCGGTCAACCAGTTCGAGGGCATGCCCGTGCACGACCTCGACGAGGTGCGCGACGCCCTCGCGCTCGACCCGAGCGTCCCGCTGGTCACCTGCGACGCCCGTGACCGCGCTTCGACGATCGCCACCCTGACCGAGCTGGTCGGCCACACGCTGTCGCTGGCCGTGCTGTCCGGCCCGCGCGAGCTGGCCGCCAGCGTCCCGCAGGCCTGA